Proteins encoded together in one Deinococcus sp. Marseille-Q6407 window:
- the ribH gene encoding 6,7-dimethyl-8-ribityllumazine synthase — MKRIEANLIAQGLKFAVVSTRWNHFIVDRLVEGAELAFVQHGGNSDDLDHYLVPGSYEVPLVARKLAESGRYDAVVCLGAVIKGDTDHYDFVAGGAANGILNTSLHTGVPVAFGVLTTDTVEQAMNRAGIKAGNKGAEAVLAMVETVNLLRQI, encoded by the coding sequence ATGAAACGCATCGAAGCCAACCTGATTGCCCAGGGCCTGAAGTTTGCCGTCGTCAGCACCCGCTGGAACCATTTCATCGTGGACCGGCTGGTGGAAGGGGCCGAGCTGGCCTTTGTGCAGCACGGCGGCAATAGTGATGACCTGGACCACTACCTGGTGCCCGGCTCCTACGAGGTGCCGCTGGTGGCCCGCAAACTGGCCGAAAGTGGCCGCTATGACGCCGTGGTCTGCTTGGGCGCCGTCATCAAGGGCGACACCGACCACTACGATTTCGTGGCAGGCGGCGCGGCCAATGGCATCCTGAACACCAGCCTGCACACCGGCGTGCCGGTGGCTTTCGGCGTGCTGACCACCGATACGGTGGAACAGGCCATGAACCGCGCCGGCATCAAGGCCGGCAACAAGGGCGCCGAAGCGGTGCTGGCGATGGTGGAAACCGTCAACCTGCTGCGCCAGATCTGA
- a CDS encoding protein jag, whose amino-acid sequence MHDPRNLDDYLAGLGISDADDDTPSPNPLSTPAAPAALSSGPGSFAGQSAPAPAASEGAAAGGQDPQAALEHFLRGVARRFDPGLTVRVTRDGDHLEGEISGENVGRLIGREGHVIEALDTLAYAAVAKHMPEGEHLRVRVDVGGYRSRHFQMLQQIAARVAESVASSGESHSFQPMNAADRRVIHMTLKDNPHVVTQSTGEGNSRRLIVKPAPVR is encoded by the coding sequence ATGCATGACCCCCGGAACCTCGACGATTATCTGGCGGGGTTGGGTATCAGTGACGCTGACGACGACACCCCCTCGCCCAACCCCCTGTCCACTCCTGCAGCGCCGGCCGCGCTTTCCTCTGGCCCCGGCAGCTTTGCCGGCCAGAGCGCGCCGGCCCCGGCAGCCAGCGAGGGCGCCGCAGCCGGCGGCCAGGACCCCCAGGCAGCGCTGGAACACTTCCTGCGGGGCGTGGCCCGCCGCTTTGACCCCGGCCTGACGGTGCGGGTCACCCGCGACGGTGACCACCTGGAAGGCGAGATCAGCGGCGAGAACGTGGGCCGGCTGATCGGCCGTGAGGGCCACGTGATCGAGGCGCTGGATACCCTGGCTTACGCCGCCGTCGCCAAACATATGCCCGAAGGCGAACACCTGCGGGTAAGGGTGGACGTGGGCGGCTACCGCAGCCGGCACTTTCAGATGCTGCAGCAGATTGCCGCGCGGGTGGCCGAAAGTGTGGCCAGCAGCGGCGAGAGCCACAGCTTTCAGCCTATGAACGCCGCCGACCGCCGGGTTATTCATATGACGCTCAAGGACAACCCCCACGTGGTGACCCAGTCCACCGGCGAGGGCAACAGCCGGCGCCTGATCGTCAAGCCGGCGCCAGTCCGCTGA
- the prmC gene encoding peptide chain release factor N(5)-glutamine methyltransferase, producing the protein MTNRSTDLPALPTLRDWELQAAAQLEAAGLPSPRSDAAALLEYGLGLSRTGRLLHQSDRLDMDGLARLDALLARRLRREPLQYLLGPLEWGGVQLHCDARALVSRPETEWLLHLALSDPAVPAAARVADIGTGSGALALGWKAARPGSRVTAVDLSTDALALAAENAALNGLEIQLLHGDLLAPLAGQPPADLILSNPPYLPDSDAGTLAPEVDHDPALALYGGPDGLTLARRLAAQASSALAPSGVLWLELDPRNAAAFAAELTAQGWQAQVHPDLTGRERFVRAVRTAG; encoded by the coding sequence GTGACGAACCGCTCTACTGACCTGCCCGCCCTACCCACCCTGCGCGACTGGGAGCTTCAGGCCGCCGCGCAGCTGGAAGCGGCGGGCCTGCCCTCGCCGCGCAGCGATGCGGCCGCCCTGCTGGAATATGGGCTGGGCCTCAGCCGCACCGGCCGGCTGCTGCACCAGAGTGACCGGCTGGACATGGATGGGCTGGCCCGGCTGGACGCGCTGCTGGCCCGCCGGCTGAGGCGCGAACCGCTGCAGTACCTGCTGGGCCCACTGGAGTGGGGCGGGGTCCAGCTGCACTGTGACGCCCGCGCCCTGGTGTCCCGGCCCGAAACCGAGTGGCTGCTGCACCTGGCCCTGAGTGACCCGGCGGTGCCGGCAGCGGCGCGGGTCGCCGATATAGGCACCGGCAGCGGCGCCCTGGCGCTGGGCTGGAAAGCGGCCCGGCCGGGCAGCCGGGTCACAGCGGTGGACCTCAGCACGGACGCTCTGGCGCTGGCTGCCGAGAACGCCGCGCTGAATGGGCTGGAAATTCAGCTGCTGCACGGCGACCTGCTGGCCCCGTTGGCCGGACAGCCGCCAGCCGACCTGATTCTGAGCAACCCTCCCTACCTGCCCGACAGCGACGCCGGCACCCTGGCCCCGGAAGTGGACCATGACCCGGCGCTGGCACTTTATGGCGGCCCCGATGGACTGACGCTGGCGCGACGGCTGGCGGCGCAGGCCTCCTCAGCTCTGGCCCCCAGCGGAGTGCTGTGGCTGGAGCTGGATCCCCGCAACGCGGCCGCCTTCGCAGCCGAACTGACGGCCCAGGGCTGGCAAGCACAAGTTCATCCCGACCTCACCGGGCGGGAGCGGTTCGTCAGGGCTGTACGAACAGCGGGCTAG
- a CDS encoding SDR family oxidoreductase yields MANLSSSTIMLTGAGSPLATAIAQELEDAGAQLVLVGQGEDLARAADRFPSTEVFDLDLGDAASVEQLRTVEVDALVHTEGMFSPQPALDAATGDYDRLFTANMRSLFHAIQGALPHMLDQEDGVIVAVSAPRESRSEGAALYQASRAAMSSYVHSLHSELKERGILGCVIHPMGPIDTLELREAGYEWEELIDPRGLAKSVAHALTRPARAHITELKIYPQK; encoded by the coding sequence ATGGCAAACCTCAGTTCTTCGACCATCATGCTTACCGGCGCGGGCAGTCCGCTGGCCACCGCCATCGCGCAGGAACTGGAAGACGCCGGCGCTCAGCTGGTGCTGGTCGGGCAGGGTGAGGACCTCGCCCGCGCGGCCGACCGCTTTCCTTCCACCGAAGTGTTCGACCTGGACCTGGGAGACGCCGCCAGCGTGGAGCAGCTGCGCACCGTGGAGGTCGACGCCCTGGTGCATACGGAAGGGATGTTCAGCCCCCAGCCGGCCCTGGACGCTGCCACCGGCGACTACGACCGTCTGTTTACCGCCAACATGCGCAGTCTCTTTCACGCCATTCAGGGCGCGCTGCCGCATATGCTGGACCAGGAAGACGGCGTGATCGTGGCAGTGAGTGCGCCGCGTGAGTCGCGCAGCGAGGGAGCGGCGCTCTATCAGGCCAGCCGCGCCGCCATGTCCAGCTATGTTCATAGCCTGCACAGCGAACTGAAAGAACGCGGCATTCTGGGCTGCGTGATTCACCCGATGGGCCCGATCGACACTCTGGAACTGCGCGAGGCCGGCTACGAGTGGGAAGAACTGATTGACCCGCGTGGCCTGGCCAAGTCGGTGGCACACGCCCTGACCCGCCCCGCCCGCGCCCACATCACCGAGCTGAAGATTTACCCGCAGAAGTAA
- the pyrE gene encoding orotate phosphoribosyltransferase encodes MTKSGEPDVLALYREAGAFHEGHFLLASGRHSPKFLQSTTLTQYPQYTAQLAEGLAARLRERGIEAALTVGPAMGGVVPAYEVARALGIRSIFAEKDGQGGMKIREAFSLAEDEPFIAIEDVLTTGGSVMKAVRAAEAAGGRCAAIACIIDRRSPDSDPQELNGYPLVALSRIHFDTYAPDEVPDWLAALPLQEI; translated from the coding sequence ATGACCAAAAGCGGTGAACCCGACGTCCTGGCTCTGTACCGCGAAGCCGGGGCTTTTCATGAAGGCCATTTTCTGCTCGCCTCGGGCCGGCACTCGCCCAAGTTTCTCCAGAGCACCACGCTAACCCAGTACCCCCAGTACACCGCGCAGCTGGCAGAAGGCCTGGCTGCCCGGCTGCGTGAGCGCGGAATCGAAGCGGCGCTGACCGTCGGCCCGGCGATGGGCGGGGTGGTGCCGGCCTACGAGGTGGCGCGGGCCCTGGGCATCCGCTCCATTTTTGCCGAGAAAGACGGCCAGGGCGGCATGAAGATTCGCGAAGCCTTCAGCCTGGCCGAGGACGAACCTTTTATCGCCATCGAGGACGTGCTGACCACCGGCGGCAGCGTGATGAAAGCCGTGCGGGCCGCCGAAGCGGCGGGCGGGCGCTGCGCGGCCATCGCCTGCATCATCGACCGCCGCAGCCCGGACAGTGATCCCCAGGAGCTGAACGGCTACCCGCTGGTGGCGCTCTCCCGGATTCATTTCGACACCTACGCCCCCGACGAGGTGCCGGACTGGCTGGCCGCGCTGCCGCTACAGGAGATTTGA